GTAACCGGTGACGTCGACGACCAGACGACGACCCTGACGGATGTTGGTCGGACTCAGACCCACCAGCAACGGCGGGCTCGGGCGGGGCTGCGTCTGTACCTGGCCGGTTACGGATCCGCCGATGGTCTGCGCGCTGCGGAACGTCGGGCTTTCGGGTTCGTCGACGACAAGGTCCACCGCACCCGGCGCGGGCTGGACCTCGTTCACCGTGATCGACACCGTCGTCTGCACGGCTTCGCGCCCGTCGGTAACCTCGATGGTGACGCCGTGTACGCCGGCTTCGCCGGGTCCGGGCCGGAAGACGAACTGACGATTAAGCTCGTCGAAGACGGCGTTCGCGAGCGTCAATCCCGGGGCCGAGAAGCGCAGCTCGTCGCCGTCGGCGTCGGTGGCCGAAACCGGCAAGCGCAGCTCGCCGCCGGTATCGACTTGCTGGGCGGCGATCGGATCGAAGACGGGCGCCGTATTGGCCCGCGTGACGGTGATGCGAATGGGATTGAGATCTCGCATGTCGCCGAACAGGGCCTCGACGCCGACATCGAAGACGCCCTCCTGAGCGATGGTCGGGGTGAAGCGGAAGGTCCCGCCGTCAACGAGGGCGTTTTCGGGCAGCGGGACGATGCGGAACACGGCCTGTGGATGGTTGGCGACGAGCGGGATGTCCAGGGTGTCCCCGACCGCCACGACGAACGACCCGGTCGGCGATACGAGGTCGAGGGGCTGGTCGATGACCTTGAGCATGTAGCTCTGGCTGTCCGCCGCGCCGCCGGCGTCGGTTGCCCGCACCGCAACTTCGAATGCGCCGGAGGTGCCGGGCGGCGGTGTCCAGTTCACTTGTCCCGACTGCGGATCTATCGCCATGCCCGCGGGCGGGGTACCCGCGAGGGCGAAAGATACGGGCTGGCCTTCCGGATCGAAGGCGTCGACATCGTAAACGTAGGCCGCGCCGGCCTGCGCGTGCTGTCCCGGGAAGGAGGTGATTTCCGGTGGGTCGTTGTAGTCGGCGACGGTCACGGTGAAGGACTGCGTGGTCGAGGCGCCGCCGGCATCGGAGGCGCGGATCGCGACCGGATGCGGACCGATCTGGTCGGTAGTCGGTCTCCAGTGCACGAAGCCGCTGTCGGCGCTGACCGACATTCCACGCGGAGCGGTGTCGAGCGCGAAGGCGATGGTTTCGCCCTCGGGGTCGGTGGCGGCGACCTGATAGCCGTAAATATGATCTTCGAGCGCGTCGGTGAGCGGTTCGGAGGTAATCGCCGGCGGCTGACTCGCCGGTGTGGCTGTCGCCGTCTCGGTGGGGGTTGCGGTCGGCGTATCGGTCGGAGTCGGCGTTTCGGTGGGTGTCGCCGTCGCAGTATCGGTGGGTGTGGCGGTCGCGGTGTCGGTGGGGGTCGTCGTGGCCGTGTCGGTCGGCGTTACTGTCGGTGTCAGCGTCGGTGACGCTGTGGCTGTGTCGCTGGGCGTTGCGGTCGGGGTGTCGGTAGCGGTGGCGGTCGGGGTATGCGTGGGTGGTGCGGTGGGGCTGTGCGTCGGCGACAGGGTTGCGGTGCGGGTTGGCGTGAAGGTGGGGGTAGCAGAGCGCCAGTCCTTGCGCGTGTTGGTTGCCCTGGGTGTGGGGGTGGCCGAGCGCCATTCTTTGCGCGTGTTGGTTGCCACGGGCGTGGGTGTAGCCGAGGTGTTGTGGGTGCCGGTCGCTCGGGCGGTTGGGGTGGCGGTTGGCGGTGGGGCTGGACCGATGACCATCACTCTGACGGGGAGAAACACTCGGCGCGTGAGGCCGCGAAGCGATACTGACGCTCGCAGGTCGAGGGCGTTCGGATCGGCGACTTCCGCGGTGAACCGGAGCGAGAACACCCGATCGCCGGCCGCCTGGTCGCCGTGCGAGCCGTCGTCGTACATGCGGCCGAGATTGCGCATCAGGCTGCCGCCTTTTAGCTGCACCAGATAGACGCCGGTGGCGATCACCGGCCCGGCAATGTGGGTCGTCGCCAGCATTTCGGTCGGCACGTCGCCGCCGGCGGCGAGGGCGCGCTGGACGAGGGGGGCGGGCACGGCGAGAAGACCGGCCAGGATCGCCGCCGCGACGCGTGCAGGGAGTCCCCAGCGCCGTTTCATACGCTCACGTCCGCGGTCGGGCTGGCGTGCCGGGGCCCGTATTCACGGCAACCGGACCGTGGGTTCGGTAGAGAAGCGCCCGCTCCTGTCCGCCTGCGGATCGTCCGCCGCGCCTGAAGGGCGAGAGAATTGAGCCTTTGGATCGTCGCTACCCCCTGACCAAGGCCGATGTGTTGATGCTTTCCGTTCGCACGATTGCACCCGGCACAGCATAAGAAAAGTGAATTTTGACTCGACGCCATGGGCGCAGGCGGTTGCGGATCGCCCCCTGCCGGTCCCGCGTCATCGGGATATCCTCCCCCTGCAACGATCTACCGACAGCTGCGGTATACGAAAGATGCGAAGCCGGGGTCAAACAGCGCGGCCACCAACACGGTTTTCGCCACCCCTTGCCCCGGGGCTGCCGAGCATCCGTTAGGGCCGGATTGTGGACTCGCCGCGTGCTCTCGCAAAGCCCGGGAGTCCAGTCCGGCGGGAGTCCCGCGCCTGTTCTGGACTTCGAGAGCTGACGGGCGTAGCGTCGCACCATGAGCGTACAGCCAATCATCGAAACGTTCCGGAGATTGTCCACGGCCGACAAGCTCCGCTTGGTCCAGGAGCTGTGGGATGAGATCGCCGAGGAAGCGGCCCACCTTCCCCTCACGGAATCGCAGCGTCGTGTGCTTGACGAGCGGATCGACGAACACGAGGGAAATCCCCATGACGTCGAGCCATGGGAAGAAGCCCGCGACGACATCCTGCGCAAGCTGTGAAGTACCGGCTGGTCGTTCGACACCCGGCGAAAGCAGACATTCGCGCCGCTGCCCGGCGGTACGAGTGGCAGCAGCCCGGGCTCGGACGAGCCTTTGTCGTCCAGGTGGACACGGCGTTGAGTCGCGTCGCCGAAAATCCCCTCCAGTACCGGGTGCTCTATCGAAAGGCGCGCCGGGCCATTGTCCGCCGGTTTCCATACGGTGTGTTCTATCGGGTCGAGGCAAGCGACATTGTCGTGTTCTGTGTGAGCCACCTGCACCGGAGCGAGGCGTCCTGGAAGTCTCG
The genomic region above belongs to Candidatus Binatia bacterium and contains:
- a CDS encoding addiction module protein — protein: MSVQPIIETFRRLSTADKLRLVQELWDEIAEEAAHLPLTESQRRVLDERIDEHEGNPHDVEPWEEARDDILRKL
- a CDS encoding type II toxin-antitoxin system RelE/ParE family toxin, with amino-acid sequence MKYRLVVRHPAKADIRAAARRYEWQQPGLGRAFVVQVDTALSRVAENPLQYRVLYRKARRAIVRRFPYGVFYRVEASDIVVFCVSHLHRSEASWKSRADRQ